One Limibacillus sp. genomic window carries:
- a CDS encoding FAD-linked oxidase C-terminal domain-containing protein → MKMPDPDKDVIARRAEIIDRLRTLVPARCVIAAEDELRPYETDGLTAYRQLPLIVVLPETTEQVSKVLAYCHSEGIKVVPRGAGTGLSGGALPLADAITLGLGKFNRILDVDFENRAVRAQPGVTNLGITKAVEHEGFYYAPDPSSQIACTIGGNVAENSGGVHCLKYGVTTNNLLGLEIVMMDGTVLKLGGEYLDSEGYDLIGLLTGSEGLLGVITEVTVRILKKPETARALLLGFESSEAAGDCVGRVISAGIIPGGMEMMDKRAIHAVEDFVHAGYPLDVEALLIVELDGPETEVEELMERVTKIAEESGAVYNRASESEEQRLRFWAGRKNAFPAVGRISPDYYCMDGTIPRRALPKVLARMSELSREFSLDVANVFHAGDGNLHPLILYDANKEGELERAEDLGNEILKLCVEVGGVLTGEHGVGVEKRDLMGAMFSEEDLKQQQRVKCAFDPDALLNPGKVFPVLHRCAELGRMHIHKGQVPFPDLPRF, encoded by the coding sequence ATGAAGATGCCAGATCCCGACAAGGACGTGATCGCCCGGCGCGCCGAGATCATCGACCGCTTGAGGACGCTCGTGCCTGCGCGCTGCGTCATCGCCGCCGAGGACGAGTTGCGCCCCTATGAGACGGACGGCCTGACCGCCTATCGCCAACTCCCCCTGATCGTGGTGCTGCCGGAGACGACGGAGCAGGTCTCCAAGGTGCTGGCTTACTGCCACTCGGAAGGCATCAAGGTGGTGCCGCGCGGTGCCGGCACGGGACTGTCGGGCGGCGCCCTGCCACTGGCCGACGCGATCACGCTCGGGCTTGGCAAGTTCAACCGCATTCTCGATGTCGACTTCGAGAACCGGGCGGTGCGCGCCCAGCCAGGCGTCACGAACCTTGGCATCACCAAGGCTGTGGAGCATGAAGGTTTCTATTACGCGCCCGACCCCTCCAGCCAGATCGCCTGTACCATCGGCGGCAACGTGGCGGAGAACTCCGGCGGCGTGCATTGCCTCAAGTACGGCGTCACGACCAACAACCTGCTGGGCCTGGAAATCGTCATGATGGACGGGACCGTGCTCAAGCTAGGCGGTGAGTATCTCGATTCGGAGGGCTATGACCTGATCGGTCTGCTGACAGGCTCGGAAGGCTTGCTGGGCGTCATCACCGAGGTGACCGTGCGCATCCTCAAGAAGCCGGAGACCGCGCGCGCCCTGCTGCTGGGTTTCGAGAGCAGCGAGGCGGCGGGCGACTGCGTGGGGCGCGTCATTTCCGCGGGCATCATTCCCGGCGGCATGGAGATGATGGACAAGCGCGCCATCCATGCCGTGGAGGACTTCGTGCACGCGGGCTATCCGCTCGATGTGGAGGCTCTTCTGATCGTCGAGCTGGACGGGCCCGAGACCGAGGTCGAGGAACTGATGGAGCGCGTCACCAAGATCGCCGAGGAGAGCGGGGCGGTCTACAACCGCGCTTCGGAAAGCGAGGAGCAGCGCCTGCGCTTCTGGGCCGGGCGCAAGAACGCCTTCCCGGCGGTCGGCCGCATCTCGCCGGACTACTACTGCATGGACGGCACGATCCCGCGCAGGGCGCTTCCCAAGGTGCTGGCGCGCATGTCCGAGCTGAGCCGCGAGTTCTCTCTGGACGTCGCCAACGTCTTTCACGCAGGCGATGGCAACCTGCATCCGCTGATCCTCTACGACGCCAACAAGGAGGGCGAGCTGGAGCGGGCTGAGGACCTGGGCAACGAGATTCTGAAGCTCTGCGTGGAGGTTGGCGGCGTCCTGACAGGCGAGCACGGCGTCGGGGTGGAAAAGCGCGACCTGATGGGCGCCATGTTCTCCGAGGAGGACTTGAAGCAGCAGCAGCGGGTCAAGTGCGCCTTCGATCCGGACGCGCTCTTGAACCCCGGTAAGGTCTTCCCGGTCCTGCACCGCTGCGCCGAATTGGGCCGCATGCACATCCACAAGGGCCA
- the ykgO gene encoding type B 50S ribosomal protein L36: protein MKIRNSLRTAKLREKGCRTVRRRGRIYVINKRNPRFKARQG from the coding sequence ATGAAGATTCGTAATTCGCTCCGCACCGCCAAGCTGCGGGAGAAGGGTTGCCGCACCGTGCGCCGTCGCGGGCGCATCTACGTGATCAACAAGCGGAACCCGCGTTTCAAGGCCCGCCAGGGCTGA